Part of the Gavia stellata isolate bGavSte3 unplaced genomic scaffold, bGavSte3.hap2 HAP2_SCAFFOLD_200, whole genome shotgun sequence genome is shown below.
CCCTTTCACACGGATGGCCAAGCAACGGAGCACCAAATGCTGTTCAGAGCAgcctcctctctgctgtgcctgCACGTCTCAACTCCCTTCCACGagccctggctctgcagcaCAAACCCCCTTGGTGTGAGCCCTCACCCTGCATGGTCACACAGCTCAGCTACCTTTGGTGTTCTCCTCTCCCAGGCACTTTCCAGCCCGGCCCAGCCACATCTCGGCTCTTCTCATCGCGCCAGCAAAAAAGCCGTCTGCCCCGAGCTGGTGcatgcagaaatgcatttctcttgTTCATTTATTCCGCCCTGGCAGCACAGAGTTGCTCCTCTGCCCATCTCCGGGGACATCCCTGCCCCATAGAGCCTTTCCCCATCGGAATGTGTCCATGCTGACCTGGCAGGCCactcctgccccctccccacgctCCCCACCAAGCCCCGAGCTtgtggtgctgctctgcagagcgaGCAGGCTGTGGCACCGGGAAGCCACAGGGAGCCAGTCCCAGGCAGATCCCTTCTGATCATTCTCCATCTCCACGGGAACTGGTCATCCAGCCCAGGCCTCCTTCCCCAACACATCGCCCCATGccctcctccccgcagcccATGGGGAAGCcaggaacagcagcaaggcCTTGTAGGGGCAACCTCTTCAGCCTGTTCTTGActtcagctttggaagaagagcGCAACCTCCAGACGATGGCACTGAGCAAATCCCCTTTTATTACAGACATGCGACACAGGCGACCATCTGTACCATCATGCCAGAGACACATACAAAGGCCTCTGGGTCAGACAGACTGGCTTCATGTCTCTGGAGAAGTGGAGTGGATGTAGACATTATCACAAACCAAATGTCCaaagcagaagaggagcagTTCCTGAGATGACCTGGAAATCACTTGTGAAGAGACGTGGGCAGCTTATTGCTGCTGAGAGACCAGTGGGAGTCATTTGTGGAGAGTAATGGGAACTTCATGACTGCAGGAAAATgtgcataaaataattttcctcagggcatccttgagctcctggttcctcatgctgtagatgagggggttcaaCGCTGGgggcaccaccgagtacagaactgCCATCATCAGatccagggatggggaagagatggaagggggcttcaggtaggcaaacatGGCAGTGCTGACaaacagggagaccacggccaggtgagggaggcacgtggaaaaggctttgtggcGTCCttgctcagaggggatcctcagcacggccctgaagatctgcacgtaggacagcacaatgaaaacaaaacacccaaaagcaAGAGAGACGCTAAGCACAATAAGCCCAACCTCGCTGAGGTAGGCGTCTGAGCAGGAGtgcttgaggatctgggggatttcacagaagaactggtccactgcattgccttggcagagggGTATGGAAAACGTATTGGcagtgtgcagcacagcatagaGGAaaccactgccccaggcagctgctgccatgtggacacaagctctgctgcccaggagggtcccgtagtgcaggggtttgcagatggcaacgtagcggtcataggccatgatggtgagaagaaaatattccccTTCaaccaagaagagaaagaaaaagacctgggcagcacatccATAGTAGGAAATATCCCTGGTGTCCCAAAAGGAATTGGCCATGGATTTGGGcagagtggtggagatggagcccaggtcgaggacggagaggttgaggaggaagaagtacatgggggtgtggaggtggtggtcgcagactatggtggtgatgatgaggccgttgcccaggagggcagccaggtagatgcccaggaagagccagaagtgaaagagctgcagctcccgtgcATCTGCAAAcgccaggaggaggaagtgggtgatggagctgccgTTGGacatctgctgcctctgggcaTGGGGCACTATCCATGGAGGAAAAGACAGTGAGAAGTTATAGCAGGCTTCTCTGAGCAAAATCAAAGCAATTTCTTCTGGATCCTCCCCGTGCTACACTCAcgcccttttcctttcccaggaGACCTTCCTTTAGCTCCACCGCTGGAGCTCTGGATTGTGCTGGCTCAGTGTGCCATGAGGAGCAGAGCCTCTGCTGGCTGGGTGCCCAGGAgtcagccctgctctgcagcagtggGTTCATGGGAATGGTAGGGGCAGGTGCCAGACCTGAGACGGGGGGAGATCACACTCATGGGTTACTCTGAAAAGGCACCAGGCagtgctgagagcagaggcaTCCACTGCAGACCGCTCAATGTCTCACCTCATCTCAAGGTGAAGAACCCCACTTCTAGCCAAGGCCACACGTGGCTCGTTTCAGCAACCCAACAGCATTTCACCAGTCATAGCATCTCTGCTCTTCTCTATGGGGTTTTCAGATAACACAAAGGTGCTATGGGGCAGATTTCCATCCTGAAGGGCAGCTCACAGCTTGGAAGGACACCTCAAGGAGACAGCTAAGTCTCCTAATGATGGTATCTCATTAAGGGATGACATCAACGTTGCTGGGCAGCTGCCCTCAgcctctgtgctctgcagagggaaatGGGCAAGATGCTGGAGAGCTGCACCACGGCTCTGCTGgagctctggctgcagaggaggTGCTTCATGCTTTGGACACCACGGCCCTCAgggcagaggctgtgctgggtgggGGAGAGGCAAGGGGGCTTGCTCAGAGGAAAGGGTCTGCATTGGAGGGGATGAGACGGAGTTTTCTGAATTCTCCCTCCCACAACATTTCTGGGTTTagtttcctctccttccctgatCATATCCCTGCTGCCTGGAGATTTTCCTCCTGGGACGTGTTTCTCTGTCCCATGCCTTTACCATGTCAGTGCTCCCAGCCCCATCTCAGCCTCTGTGCATTCATCTCTGCTCTACAGAAACCTGCCTGTTTGCAGGGCACTGGCTGGGCGCAGGTTCATGCTTGCAGGTGGGAAAGGGCAGGTCAGAACAACCCTGATGGGTCCAGCAAAGGTGATGCTGGTGCTGTCCATAGGCAGGGAGGTGGCTCAAGGCACTTCAGGAGGCTCCCAGCAGACCTACTGCTCACTCAAAGTTACAGTCCAGGACTCTCAGTGACTTGTGCAAACTTGAGAGctcctcttccatttcttcctctccccccacctcccaaCAGGAGGAAACTAAAGAAAACCCAGACCCTGAGAAGCTCTTTATCTTTACGGTAATCCCTGTCTTGACCTTCCTCTTGAAAAGTCCCCCAGGCAGTGTCCTGGGGGGGACTTGGAGCTGTGAGCCACCCTGACCCACACAAGCACCCTCTTGGCAGCAGAAAGGTCGCTGCatccacccacagcttctccccgCAGCgctgtggggagctccccgggcaggctgagtgctgagcctggcaggcagcagagtcCCTGCTCTGGCACACAGccccctggggtgcagggaccctgctctgaaggacagccctgggcaccccggggtgcaCACCTGCATTCGCAGCCCTGCGGCTGTCCCTGAGAGAAGGGAGCCGTCATGCTCTGTCCCTCTGAGGGTGCAGCAGCGACTCACTGCTCCGGAGCACGTCCTCCTCCTCCGCACTACAGAAACTGTGAGAGTCCTCTTGAAAGATCCCCCAGGCTCTGGGATGTGCCAGCTTTAGGAGATCCCTCCAGGAACCGCAGCTTCATTGCCCTGCACTCACAGACTCACCGTCTAGAGGGCAAGTGAAGATTTCTCTCCCAGTGACCTatcctcttccctcccacacCAAACTGCCTTTAAGCTCGCCCTGCCTTGCTCCTCTCCCCTGGCTGCCTGCAGTCCTGCTGCactttgcagaggagctgctcctgggcagagccgtctctctgcagcgctgcccacttgccaggagctccctccatcccaggagcccagcccagctcagcagcagaggaccagcccaaggcgtCACTTTCTCTGTCCCCTccgggctccctccaggtgtccctggggctccaggggaaccaGCTGTGAATCAGGCTGAAGGAATCACTGATGTTCCCTCCCTCAGCTGGGGACAGATGCTTATTTCCAGCAGTGTCATTTCTCCTATCAGAGACAGAGTTGGGCATGAGAATCAACTTTTATTTTCCCAGGATTAGGTAGGAAACCAGGAAGGTTACAAGGAGGGACATAATTTATGCAAAGTGAGGGAAGTGATTCAGCTGAGTCAATCAAGGCATGACCTTCTGCTTTGTAGTCCTGGGGCTAGAAGGGGACTCAGCTCCCTGCCATGCCTGCCACAAAGCCTCAGCAGCTGGGATTCCTCTCTCCTCAATTCAGGTGGCCACAAAAGAGGCACCTGCAGGTGAGGTGCTTGTCTCACCTGCCCTGCTAATTAATGGAGATGGAGTCCAGGGATGAGCTGTCCAGATGAAACACCTGGTCACAtttgaggtgctggaggtggTCTGAGAGTAAGAGTTGCAGGCAACTGCAAGCTCTGCTGGAGGAGTTCTTAGAGACAGGACATCATCTGGGGGCATCTTCTGGGAGGCTGGTGGGGCATTCCTTTGGCCAACCTAAAGGTACTTAAAGGGTGTCTACAAAGAGAACTGCtgctctctcttcacaaggagccCATGAGgaagacaaggggcaatgggTACAAGTTGTACCAGGAGAAGTTTCAGCTCGACCtaagaaagacatttttgagAGTGAGAACAATCATTCAGTGGAACAACCTCCACAGGAAGGTGGTCGAGTCCCCaccactggaggttttcaagatgcgaTTGGACAGGGTGATAGACATCTCCCCTAGGGTCCCTTTCCAATGAAAGACTGGACCAGATGGTCTttcaaagtcccttccaacctgggctcTTCTATGATTCTGGGATGCtaactgaaatgacagcagaggACCAATTTAATTGGCAATGGAATCTGTTCCTATTCTTTGTGTTCAGGGCAGCCTCCTGAAGGATTCAGCTGACCACATGGAGTGAAGTGCCATGGGGAGAGCCCAGTCTCTCTCCTTATATTCTccatcagctgtattttctaGAACTCCATTGGCTGTGGTGGCATTTTTCTCATGGACATCCCTACAATGCCAAAGCTAATTCACAGCAGCTACATCATTTTACATACAGCAGATCAGGCAAAAATGCTTGCAGGGATGAGCGAGGATCCCCCAGTAAATCGAAACAGAACAAGGAAGCATCCAGagggtggaagcagggacaggtgaccTGGGAGGAATAGAGACACATTGTCTTTGATCACTCATGGTGACTGGGAGAAGTGCCTGAAGGCTGGAGGAAATCAAATGTCAGTCCAATCTtgaagaagggcaagaaggaggaccaAGGAAGATACAGACCGGTCATCCTCAACTTGATCCCTGGGAGCACAatggagcagctaatcctggaaagcatttccaggcacatgaagaGCAAGAAAATCTTCAGGCGAggtcagcatggattcaccaaggggaagtcaggCTTGACTGACCTGATAACCTTCTCCAATTCAATGGTGGCCTTCACAGacaaggggagagcagtggttACTGTCTGCCTTCCTTTCTGCAAGGCTTTTGATGCTGTCTGCCATACGATCCTCATAGAGAAGCTGTTGAATTCTGGGCCGGATGAGCATtgtgaggtggattgaaaagtggctgaacAGCTGGGCCCAAAGAGTGGTGATCAGTGAcacaaagtctagttggaggccacTAACTAGCAGTGTACCCTGACGTTCAGTACTGGGTCCAATCCTGCTCAAAATCTTCATGAATGATGtagatgatggggcagagtttACCCTCAGCAGGTTAGttgatgacaccaaactgggaggagtaGCTGTTACTCTCCATCTTTTATcaccactctccatcatttatcaccactctccatcatttattaACAGTtctggttaacaggggaggtcccagacaactggaggcttgccaatgtgacacccatctgcAAGAatggctggaaggaggatccagggaactacaggcctgtcagcctgagcTCTTGTGCCGCGGGACGTTATGGAGAgcttcatcttgagggcgctcacagggcttgtgcaggagaagaaagggatcaggcccagccagccacgggtttatgaaaggcaggtcctgcttgaccaacctgacctccttctatgaccaggtgacccacctagtggatgagggaaaggctgttgacattgtctacctggacttcagtaaagccttcgacactgtcccccacagtattctcctggagaagctggcagctcatggcttagacaggtgcactctttgctgggtgtAAAACTGGGTGggcggccgagcccagagagttgtgatgaatggagttaaatcccattggtggctggtcacaagcggagtcccccagggctcattTTCGGGgcggtcttgtttaatacctttatcgatgatctgggTGAGCgcattgagtgctccctcagtaagtttgcagatgacaccaagttgggcgggagtgttgatctgcttgagggtaggaaggctctgcagagggatctggacaggctgggtggatggaccaaggccaattgtatgaggttcaataaggccaagtgccgggtcctgcacttgggtcacaacaaccccatgcagtgctacaggcttggggaagagtgtctggaaagctgcctggtggaaaaggccctgggggtgttgatcgacagccggctgaatatgagccagccgtgtgcccaggtggccaagaaggccaacggcatcctggcctggatcagatatagtgtggccagcaggaggagggaagtgatcgtgcccctgtactcagcgctagtgaggccacacctcgaatactgtgttcagttttgggccactcactacaagaaagacattgaggtgctggagcatgtccagagaaggacaacgaagctggtgaggggtctggagcacaagtctgatgaggagcaactgagggaactggggttgttcagtctggagaagaggaggctgaggggagaccatatcactctctacaattaccgAAAAGGAcgttgtggtgaggtgggtgttggtctcttctcccattgAACTAGCAATAGAAtgagaggagatggcctcaagttgcaccagggttggtttaggctggatatttaGAAAAACTTCTTcgctgagagagtggtcaaacattggaacaggctgcccagggaggtggtggattcaccatcactggaggtgttcaaaaaacatgtagacaatgcattgtaggacatggtttagtgggcatggtggtgttgggttgatggttggacttgatgatcttataggtcttttccaaacttaatgattctgtggttctgtgattctgtgatacaccggggggttgtgctgccatccagaggaacCTCCACAGGCTGGATAAATGGGCTGCCAGGAACCTCATGGAGTTCAACAAGGACAATTGCCAAGTCCTGCCCCTGGCAAGGAAGAACCCCATGCACCAGTCTGTGCTGGGTCTGccatctggaaagcagcttggcagaaaaggccctgggggtcctggtggacaccacattgaacatgagccagcaatgtgcccttgtgggAAAGATGGTGACTGTTATCCTGGGCTGCAGTAGGTAAAGTATTGTCAGCAGGTCaaaggaggtgatccttcccctctcctcagtgctggtgaggccacgcCTGGAGACCatttctgggctcctcagtacaggagagacatggacatactggagagagtccaacaaagggccacaaTGCTGATGAAGGGACCGGAGCATCTCTCCTAGgggaagaggctgagagagctgggccTGTTCatcctggggaagagaaggctcagggaggaTCTTACCAAGtacataaatacctgaagggagggtggaGAGAGtctggagccaggctcttcccagtggtgcccagtgacatgACCAGagacaatgggcacaaactgaaacacaggggCTCCATATGAATGtcaggaaacacattttttttatttatttaagtgtAAGTttgaccaagcactggcacaggtttcccccaggaggttgtggagtcttcacctgtggagatatttaaaaggcTTCTGAACATGTTCCTAGACCACCGGTTCGGTGATTCTCTGAAAAGCTGTTATGATGTCTTGCATCTGTAATGATGccattaataataaaaatcaagcaCCATTGGAGACCaatgaggaaagccaatgtTCTGGTTTGAGAACttcctggaaaagcaaaaaggaaaggttGGGTTCCTGGGTGAGATGTACCCCATGTTCTCGGGGTTAGTATCTGGTTCAGGACAGCTTCCTGAACAACACATGTATCCGTGGAGGATTAGACCCTGGACCTGCACCAGGCAGCAGACAGGTTTCCCAGCAGAGCTTTCCATCCCCCCTTTCCAGAAATGGCCATGTCTCTCCATTCAGCATCCATGGATCCCAAAATTCCAATTTAGGAAAGACTTGCATGTGAGGGGAAGGCCTCCCTCAGGCACAGCCGTCCTCCTTGAATCCAGGTCCTTGTGCAAGGCTCGGGTGGGTGGAGCTCGCTGGGAGCCCACATCTGCCTGGCAGATGGCTGGTCAGTGCTATTACCAAGCAGGGAGCAAGAAATTTGGTCCCAGGACAAGTTCTGCCCAAGGCAGTTGCAGCTCACAGCTGTCGTGTCTCAAGACACTGACCCATGGATGGGGTCTTTGATAAATAAAGCCCCATACATGTAAATCACTCCAATTTATGTGGGTGACATGATGCCATGATGCCAACAGGGACATTTCCAGCCCCTATAGTACGTTCAGGAGAAGAAATACTGATCCCCCTCTGCATTGACTCTCACTACTCTTTCACATCTTTCCACATGTCCCGCTTAAACTGACCCCTTCTCACCTTTCTGCAGCCTGCCTGATGGTCCCTTTAGCCAAGTCCTGAATTATGTTCCTACCTGTCCTTTCCTATGTATCTCACTGAAGGTGTTCCACTCAGGTTACCCACTGTGGGAAGTGGACTTCAGTGGAGGCCACTGCGACTTCCTATGCAGCTGAGGAATgcgttttatttttttattgagctattcctttcttttctttcctttttttttttttcttggcaagtACGAAACATCCTTCTGAGACTTCGCACAGCTGGTTCTCCAAATGAAGCAGGTGGGAACTGGTGCAAAGGcaccttcagctgcagaatttaGTGGGAAGAGCTTAGATTTGAGAAAGCATGATGCAAGTCCCAGGTGGTTGGTGACAGAAATGCAGGGTGTGTGGGAGGTGGGGGGACAGCATTTGCCCACAGAGTGTGGTACAGAAAGCATCTTACTTTTTCCTCCATATTCAGACTCCATCAGGAGACACTCGGGATCATTGGGAATTGAGGAAGGCTGATATCACTTGTGctgtaagcagaaaaagaaagaaaactggtaGGAGAAGAAATCCTGTTTTTTTGATATTTATTACTGAAATCTTCCCAGTTTGGCTACATTCCCAGAACCTCTCAAATCAGCCACACAAGACTTGAAGCCTTAGGGAGAATTATGCAGGGAGACTTGGTTCCTCAGGGCATTTTGCATGTTAATGAGCCCTCTGGTGCcaagttcctgaactgcagatacTGAAAGAATGAACCAGCctctgaagaaacaaaaggcTTCCTGAGGTCCATCCGAGTGTGGGGagtgaaggagaggaagagaggaaggtcATCTCATGGGGCTTGGTGGGCACTGCCCAGCCACCCACCAGCAGCGGGCATTCCCCATCTCCCAGGTTGAGGCACGCACACGTGATGGAAACCTCTCCTCTGTGCAGGGACCTTCGGCCACATTCCCAGGGCAGGGCTATTTTCCCTCCACCCACAGGCATCAACCAACAGCTTTTG
Proteins encoded:
- the LOC132321016 gene encoding olfactory receptor 14C36-like, which produces MSNGSSITHFLLLAFADARELQLFHFWLFLGIYLAALLGNGLIITTIVCDHHLHTPMYFFLLNLSVLDLGSISTTLPKSMANSFWDTRDISYYGCAAQVFFFLFLVEGEYFLLTIMAYDRYVAICKPLHYGTLLGSRACVHMAAAAWGSGFLYAVLHTANTFSIPLCQGNAVDQFFCEIPQILKHSCSDAYLSEVGLIVLSVSLAFGCFVFIVLSYVQIFRAVLRIPSEQGRHKAFSTCLPHLAVVSLFVSTAMFAYLKPPSISSPSLDLMMAVLYSVVPPALNPLIYSMRNQELKDALRKIILCTFSCSHEVPITLHK